The proteins below come from a single Ochotona princeps isolate mOchPri1 chromosome 6, mOchPri1.hap1, whole genome shotgun sequence genomic window:
- the BNIP2 gene encoding BCL2/adenovirus E1B 19 kDa protein-interacting protein 2 isoform X2 — translation MEGVELKEEWQDEDFPVPLPEDDSIEADILEVTGPESQPGSLEVNGNTKVRKKLMAPDISLTLDPSDGSVLSDDLEESGEIDLDGLDTPSENSNEFEWEDDLPKPKTTEVIRKGSITEYTAAEEKEDGRRWRMFRIGEQDHRVDMKAIEPYKKVISHGGYYGDGLNAIVVFAVCFMPESGQPNYRYLMDNLFKYVIGTLELLVAENYMIVYLNGATTRRKMPSLGWLRKCYQQIDRRLRKNLKSLIIVHPSWFIRTLLAVTRPFISSKFSQKIRYVFNLAELAELVPMEYVGIPECIKQVDQELNGKQDEPKSEQ, via the exons ATGGAAGGTGTGGAACTTAAGGAAGAATGGCAAGATGAAGATTTCCCAGT ACCTTTGCCAGAAGATGATAGTATTGAAGCAGACATACTAGAAGTAACTGGACCAGAGAGCCAGCCTG GCTCCCTGGAAGTTAATGGAAATACTAAAGTAAGAAAGAAATTAATGGCTCCAGACATTAGCCTGACCCTGGACCCTAGTGATGGCTCTGTGTTGTCTGACGACTTAGAGGAGAGTGGGGAGATTGACTTGGATGGCTTGGACACACCCTCAGAAAACAGTAATGAGTTTGAGTGGGAAG ATGATCTTCCAAAACCCAAAACTACTGAAGTGATTAGGAAAGGCTCGATTACTGAGTACACAGCTGCGGAGGAGAAGGAAGATGGGCGGCGCTGGCGCATGTTCAGGATTGGAGAGCAGGACCACAGGGTGGACATGAAGGCAATTGAGCCCTATAAAAAAGTTATCAGCCATGGAG GATATTATGGGGATGGGTTGAATGCTATTGTCGTGTTTGCTGTCTGCTTTATGCCTGAAAGTGGTCAACCTAACTACAGATACCTAATGGACAATCTCTTTAA GTATGTTATTGGCACTTTGGAGCTGTTAGTAGCAGAAAACTACATGATCGTTTATTTAAATGGTGCAACAACACGCAGGAAAATGCCAAGTCTGGGATGGCTCAGGAAATGCTACCAGCAGATTGACAGAAG GTTGCGAAAAAACTTAAAATCTCTAATCATTGTACATCCATCTTGGTTTATTAGAACACTTTTGGCTGTCACAAGACCATTTATTAG CTCAAAATTCAGCCAAAAAATTAGATACGTCTTTAATTTGGCAGAATTAGCAGAACTGGTCCCCATGGAATATGTTGGCATACCAGAATGCATAAAACA
- the BNIP2 gene encoding BCL2/adenovirus E1B 19 kDa protein-interacting protein 2 isoform X1 gives MEGVELKEEWQDEDFPVPLPEDDSIEADILEVTGPESQPGSLEVNGNTKVRKKLMAPDISLTLDPSDGSVLSDDLEESGEIDLDGLDTPSENSNEFEWEDDLPKPKTTEVIRKGSITEYTAAEEKEDGRRWRMFRIGEQDHRVDMKAIEPYKKVISHGGYYGDGLNAIVVFAVCFMPESGQPNYRYLMDNLFKYVIGTLELLVAENYMIVYLNGATTRRKMPSLGWLRKCYQQIDRRLRKNLKSLIIVHPSWFIRTLLAVTRPFISSKFSQKIRYVFNLAELAELVPMEYVGIPECIKQYEEEKFKKKQKRVDQELNGKQDEPKSEQ, from the exons ATGGAAGGTGTGGAACTTAAGGAAGAATGGCAAGATGAAGATTTCCCAGT ACCTTTGCCAGAAGATGATAGTATTGAAGCAGACATACTAGAAGTAACTGGACCAGAGAGCCAGCCTG GCTCCCTGGAAGTTAATGGAAATACTAAAGTAAGAAAGAAATTAATGGCTCCAGACATTAGCCTGACCCTGGACCCTAGTGATGGCTCTGTGTTGTCTGACGACTTAGAGGAGAGTGGGGAGATTGACTTGGATGGCTTGGACACACCCTCAGAAAACAGTAATGAGTTTGAGTGGGAAG ATGATCTTCCAAAACCCAAAACTACTGAAGTGATTAGGAAAGGCTCGATTACTGAGTACACAGCTGCGGAGGAGAAGGAAGATGGGCGGCGCTGGCGCATGTTCAGGATTGGAGAGCAGGACCACAGGGTGGACATGAAGGCAATTGAGCCCTATAAAAAAGTTATCAGCCATGGAG GATATTATGGGGATGGGTTGAATGCTATTGTCGTGTTTGCTGTCTGCTTTATGCCTGAAAGTGGTCAACCTAACTACAGATACCTAATGGACAATCTCTTTAA GTATGTTATTGGCACTTTGGAGCTGTTAGTAGCAGAAAACTACATGATCGTTTATTTAAATGGTGCAACAACACGCAGGAAAATGCCAAGTCTGGGATGGCTCAGGAAATGCTACCAGCAGATTGACAGAAG GTTGCGAAAAAACTTAAAATCTCTAATCATTGTACATCCATCTTGGTTTATTAGAACACTTTTGGCTGTCACAAGACCATTTATTAG CTCAAAATTCAGCCAAAAAATTAGATACGTCTTTAATTTGGCAGAATTAGCAGAACTGGTCCCCATGGAATATGTTGGCATACCAGAATGCATAAAACA GTATGaagaagaaaagtttaaaaagaaacagaaaag